A genomic window from Nitrospinota bacterium includes:
- a CDS encoding DedA family protein → MVETLQYFVENYGYVAILVGTFFEGETILVLGGIAAHIGYLELTPVIAAAFFGSTFGDQLFFFIGRRWGNRLLAKLPTWKVRMDKVHERMEKWHSWIILAFRFWYGLRNVTPFALGMSNVKTSLFIVLNIIGAFIWAVTVAWGGYILGEAVEKVIGSIKFYEIMFLVGVAALGLIVWISVNVYRKMKYGKAGGA, encoded by the coding sequence ATGGTTGAAACTCTGCAGTACTTCGTCGAGAACTACGGTTACGTCGCCATTCTCGTGGGCACCTTTTTCGAGGGGGAGACGATTCTTGTGCTCGGCGGCATCGCGGCGCACATTGGATATCTGGAGTTGACCCCCGTCATCGCGGCGGCGTTTTTCGGCAGCACTTTCGGCGACCAGCTTTTTTTCTTCATCGGAAGACGCTGGGGCAACCGGCTTTTAGCAAAGCTCCCCACCTGGAAAGTGCGCATGGACAAGGTCCACGAGCGGATGGAAAAGTGGCACTCCTGGATCATACTGGCATTCAGGTTCTGGTACGGCTTGCGCAACGTCACCCCGTTCGCCCTCGGGATGAGCAACGTGAAAACGTCGCTTTTCATCGTGCTCAACATCATAGGCGCTTTTATCTGGGCAGTCACGGTGGCTTGGGGGGGATATATCCTCGGCGAGGCGGTGGAGAAGGTGATAGGGAGCATCAAGTTTTACGAGATCATGTTCCTGGTCGGCGTGGCGGCGCTGGGGCTTATCGTGTGGATAAGCGTGAACGTGTACCGCAAAATGAAATACGGCAAAGCCGGGGGAGCCTGA